From the genome of Vibrio porteresiae DSM 19223, one region includes:
- the pnp gene encoding polyribonucleotide nucleotidyltransferase — MFEKPVVKTFQYGNHTVTLETGVMARQATAAVMATMDDTAVFVSVVGKKEAVEGQDFFPLTVNYQERTYAAGKIPGGFFKREGRPSEGETLIARLIDRPIRPLFPDGFTNEVQVIATVVSVNPDVQPDIVTMIGTSAALAISGIPFNGPIGAARVGHIDGQLVLNPSQTELQTSRLDLVVAGTESAVLMVESEADILSEEEMLSAVVFGHDQQQNVIKAINEFAAEVATPAWEWVAPVEDSALKAKIAELAEARFVEAYQITDKMARYEQVGHIKSDVVAAIVAENEATDENTIKNMLGSLEKKVVRGRIIAGEKRIDGREKDMVRALDVRTGVLPRTHGSALFTRGETQALVTATLGTQRDAQIIDELTGEKKDYFLLHYNFPPYCVGETGFVGSPKRREIGHGRLAKRGIAAVMPSIDEFPYTVRVVSEITESNGSSSMASVCGSSLALMDAGVPIKASVAGIAMGLVKEEEGFVVLSDILGDEDHLGDMDFKVAGTSTGVTALQMDIKIEGITKEIMQIALNQAKGARMHILSVMDQAISGAREEISEFAPRIYTMKISTDKIKDVIGKGGAVIRQLTEETGTTIEIEEDGTIKIAATDSAQAKDAIARIEAITAEVEVGKIYTGKVARLADFGAFVTVLPGKDGLVHISQIADKRVEKVSDYLTEGQEVKVKVLEIDRQNRIRLSMKEAVEKTEEETVADSADNQAE; from the coding sequence ATGTTTGAAAAACCAGTAGTTAAGACTTTCCAGTACGGTAATCATACCGTTACTCTAGAAACCGGTGTAATGGCGCGTCAAGCGACTGCAGCGGTAATGGCAACAATGGATGATACAGCTGTATTCGTTTCTGTTGTTGGTAAAAAAGAAGCGGTTGAAGGTCAAGATTTCTTCCCTCTAACTGTAAACTACCAAGAGCGTACTTACGCAGCCGGTAAAATCCCTGGTGGCTTCTTTAAGCGCGAAGGTCGTCCTTCTGAAGGCGAAACTCTGATTGCACGTCTTATCGACCGTCCAATCCGCCCACTTTTCCCTGATGGTTTTACTAACGAAGTGCAAGTTATTGCAACTGTTGTTTCTGTAAACCCAGACGTTCAACCTGATATCGTTACTATGATCGGTACTTCTGCTGCTCTAGCGATTTCTGGTATTCCATTCAATGGTCCTATCGGTGCGGCACGTGTTGGTCATATCGATGGTCAGCTAGTACTAAACCCAAGCCAAACTGAACTGCAAACTTCTCGTCTAGATCTAGTAGTTGCGGGTACTGAAAGTGCAGTTCTTATGGTTGAATCTGAAGCAGATATCCTATCTGAAGAAGAGATGCTTTCTGCCGTTGTTTTTGGTCACGACCAACAACAAAACGTTATCAAAGCGATCAACGAATTCGCTGCTGAAGTTGCGACTCCAGCATGGGAATGGGTTGCTCCAGTAGAAGACTCAGCTCTTAAAGCTAAGATTGCTGAATTGGCAGAAGCTCGTTTCGTAGAAGCGTACCAAATCACTGACAAAATGGCTCGTTACGAGCAAGTGGGTCACATCAAGTCTGATGTAGTTGCTGCTATCGTTGCAGAAAATGAAGCAACTGATGAAAACACCATTAAGAACATGCTTGGTTCTCTAGAGAAGAAAGTCGTTCGTGGTCGTATTATCGCTGGTGAAAAACGTATCGATGGTCGTGAGAAAGACATGGTTCGTGCACTTGATGTACGTACTGGCGTTCTTCCACGTACTCACGGTAGCGCACTGTTCACTCGTGGTGAAACTCAGGCTCTAGTGACTGCAACTCTAGGTACTCAACGTGATGCTCAAATCATTGATGAGCTAACAGGTGAGAAGAAAGATTACTTCCTACTGCACTACAACTTCCCTCCATACTGTGTAGGTGAAACTGGTTTTGTTGGTTCACCAAAACGTCGTGAAATCGGCCATGGTCGTCTAGCAAAACGTGGTATTGCAGCGGTAATGCCTTCAATTGATGAATTCCCATACACTGTACGTGTTGTATCAGAAATCACTGAATCTAACGGTTCTTCATCAATGGCTTCTGTATGTGGTTCATCTCTAGCGCTTATGGATGCTGGTGTGCCAATCAAAGCCTCTGTTGCGGGTATCGCAATGGGTCTTGTTAAAGAAGAAGAAGGTTTTGTTGTTCTGTCTGATATCCTAGGTGATGAAGACCACCTTGGCGATATGGACTTTAAAGTAGCTGGTACATCAACAGGTGTAACTGCACTACAAATGGACATCAAGATCGAAGGTATTACTAAAGAGATCATGCAAATTGCATTGAACCAAGCGAAAGGTGCTCGTATGCACATCCTTTCTGTTATGGATCAAGCTATCTCTGGTGCTCGTGAAGAGATCTCTGAATTTGCTCCACGCATCTACACGATGAAGATCAGCACAGACAAGATCAAAGACGTTATTGGTAAAGGTGGTGCAGTTATCCGTCAATTGACTGAAGAAACTGGCACAACTATCGAAATTGAAGAAGACGGCACAATCAAGATTGCAGCGACAGACAGTGCTCAAGCGAAAGATGCGATCGCTCGTATCGAAGCTATCACTGCTGAAGTTGAAGTAGGTAAAATCTACACTGGTAAAGTTGCTCGCCTTGCTGATTTCGGTGCGTTCGTTACCGTTCTTCCTGGTAAAGATGGTCTAGTACACATCTCTCAAATCGCTGACAAACGCGTAGAGAAAGTATCTGACTACCTAACTGAAGGTCAGGAAGTGAAAGTAAAAGTTCTTGAAATCGACCGTCAAAACCGTATTCGTCTAAGTATGAAAGAAGCGGTAGAGAAAACCGAAGAAGAGACTGTTGCTGATTCAGCAGACAACCAAGCTGAATAA
- the rpsO gene encoding 30S ribosomal protein S15, whose translation MSLNAETKAAIVAEYARGEADTGSPEVQVALLTASINHLQDHFKAHKGDHHSRRGLLRMVSRRRKLLDYLKGKDLGRYQDLIKRLELRR comes from the coding sequence ATGTCTCTGAATGCAGAAACTAAAGCAGCAATCGTTGCTGAATACGCACGTGGCGAAGCTGACACAGGTTCACCAGAAGTACAAGTAGCACTACTAACTGCTTCTATCAACCACCTACAAGATCACTTCAAAGCACACAAAGGCGATCACCACAGCCGTCGTGGTCTTCTACGTATGGTTTCTCGTCGTCGTAAACTTCTAGATTACCTTAAAGGTAAAGATCTAGGACGCTACCAAGACCTAATCAAACGTCTAGAGCTACGTCGCTAA
- the truB gene encoding tRNA pseudouridine(55) synthase TruB: MARRRKGRAINGVVLLDKPTGISSNDALQKVKRIYFAEKAGHTGALDPLATGMLPICLGEATKFSQFLLDSDKRYRVIAKLGERTNTSDSDGEVVETRPVNVDRETLLEKIETFRGETDQVPSMFSALKYQGRPLYEYAREGIDVPREARKITVYDIQLLRFEGDEVEMEVHCSKGTYIRTIVDDLGEMLGCGAHVIYLRRTGVANYPYERMVTLEQLNALLEQAQQQEIEPKELLDPLLLPMDTAVQNLPEVNLISELVDLVQHGQAVQVSGVPAQGQVRMTGGAERLFLGVGEIDADGRVAPKRLVVYGEQEA, translated from the coding sequence ATGGCAAGACGACGTAAAGGTCGTGCAATCAATGGGGTTGTTTTACTCGATAAACCAACGGGTATCTCCTCAAATGATGCGCTGCAAAAAGTAAAACGCATCTATTTTGCTGAAAAAGCAGGACACACTGGTGCGCTTGATCCTCTGGCAACCGGCATGTTACCTATTTGTTTAGGTGAAGCGACCAAGTTTTCGCAGTTCCTGCTTGATTCGGATAAACGGTATCGAGTGATCGCAAAGCTTGGTGAGAGAACCAATACGTCCGATTCTGACGGTGAAGTCGTTGAGACTCGTCCAGTGAATGTGGATAGGGAAACTCTCCTTGAGAAAATTGAGACTTTCCGTGGCGAAACGGATCAAGTTCCATCAATGTTCTCAGCACTCAAGTATCAAGGTCGTCCGTTATACGAATATGCTCGCGAAGGTATTGATGTGCCACGTGAAGCTCGCAAAATTACGGTTTACGATATTCAACTACTGCGTTTTGAGGGCGATGAAGTTGAGATGGAAGTTCACTGCTCTAAAGGAACTTACATTCGAACTATCGTTGACGATTTGGGCGAAATGCTTGGCTGCGGCGCGCACGTTATCTATCTACGTCGTACTGGCGTGGCAAACTACCCTTACGAGCGCATGGTGACGTTAGAGCAGCTAAATGCTCTGTTAGAACAAGCTCAGCAACAAGAGATTGAACCTAAAGAACTATTGGATCCGCTGTTGTTGCCAATGGATACCGCAGTACAAAATCTTCCTGAAGTTAACCTGATTTCTGAATTGGTCGACTTAGTTCAGCATGGACAGGCAGTGCAAGTATCTGGAGTACCAGCGCAAGGGCAAGTGCGAATGACTGGCGGTGCTGAGCGTTTATTCCTTGGTGTAGGCGAAATCGATGCTGATGGTCGCGTTGCTCCAAAACGTTTAGTGGTTTATGGAGAGCAAGAGGCGTAA
- the rbfA gene encoding 30S ribosome-binding factor RbfA yields the protein MPKEFSRTQRVAQQLQKELAMILQREVRDSRLGMVTISDVEVSRDLSYAKVFVTFLCVGEQTPDSCLTALREHEVHIRMMLGKRIRLRLTPEIRFFYDNTLVDGMRMSNLVTEVVNNDKRKQQESGREDEE from the coding sequence ATGCCAAAAGAATTTAGCCGTACACAGCGTGTGGCTCAGCAATTACAAAAAGAATTGGCCATGATCCTTCAACGTGAAGTTCGTGATTCACGTCTTGGCATGGTTACTATTTCCGACGTAGAAGTGTCTCGTGACCTTTCTTACGCAAAAGTGTTTGTGACTTTCCTATGTGTGGGTGAGCAAACTCCAGATTCTTGCTTAACCGCATTACGCGAACATGAAGTTCATATTCGTATGATGCTAGGTAAGCGTATCCGTCTACGCCTCACTCCAGAAATTCGTTTCTTCTATGACAATACTCTTGTTGATGGTATGCGTATGTCTAACTTGGTGACTGAAGTGGTCAACAATGACAAACGTAAGCAACAAGAATCTGGTCGTGAGGACGAAGAGTAA
- the infB gene encoding translation initiation factor IF-2 encodes MTQQTVKALSDEIGTPVDRLLEQLAEAGMPKSSSDSVTEGEKQQLLNFLRTGNSDGEGNEPTRLTLQRKKRSTLSVNAGGGKSKDIQVEVRKKRTYVKRSTIEDEAKRQADAEEAARREAEELAKREAEDAAKREAEEQAKREAEEKAKREAVEKAKRDAEEKAKRDAQDQAKRERSVEDKTLQEAARKEADELKRRQEEEAKRKAELESQRQLTETRKLAEKNAERWSADDEKKGDMEEDTDYHVTTSRYAREAEDEADRRDEGARRSTKANKRKMSSRDDRQERDSRPRSKNRKGRITKPTSMQHGFDKSAVVAKSDVVVGETIVVSELAAKMAVKATEVIKVMIKMGAMATINQVIDQETAQLVAEEMGHKVILRKENELEEAVLSDRDESADTSPRAPVVTIMGHVDHGKTSTLDYIRRTHVASGEAGGITQHIGAYHVKTPNGMITFLDTPGHAAFTAMRARGAQATDIVVLVVAADDGVMPQTVEAIQHAKAAGVPLIVAVNKIDKEGANPDNVKNELANYEVIPEEWGGENIFVHISAKQGTNIDQLLEAILLQAEVLELTAVREGMASGVVIESRLDKGRGPVATVLVQSGTLHKGDIVLCGQEYGRVRAMTDERGDEVVEAGPSIPVEILGLSGVPAAGDEATVVRDERKAREVANYRQGKFRDVKLARQQKAKLENMFSNMVAGDVAELNIVLKADVQGSVEAISDSLRKLSTDEVKVNIVGSGVGGITETDASLAAASNAIIVGFNVRADASARRAIEAENLDLRYYSIIYQLIDEVKQAMSGMLAPTFKQEIIGLAEVRDVFKSPKLGAIAGCMVTEGLIKRNAPIRVLRDNVVIFEGELESLRRFKDDVSEVKNGYECGVGVKNYNDVRVGDQIEVFETIEVQRSIDD; translated from the coding sequence ATGACACAACAAACAGTTAAAGCACTGAGTGATGAAATTGGTACGCCAGTTGACCGCTTGTTAGAACAACTTGCTGAGGCTGGTATGCCTAAATCAAGCTCAGATAGCGTCACTGAAGGTGAAAAGCAACAATTGCTTAACTTCTTACGCACTGGGAATAGTGATGGGGAAGGCAATGAGCCAACCCGTCTTACACTACAACGCAAGAAACGCAGTACTTTGAGTGTGAATGCGGGTGGTGGTAAAAGTAAAGATATTCAGGTTGAAGTGCGCAAAAAACGTACGTATGTTAAGCGCAGTACCATTGAAGACGAGGCTAAACGTCAAGCGGATGCTGAAGAAGCAGCACGACGTGAAGCTGAAGAGCTAGCGAAACGCGAAGCAGAAGACGCAGCTAAACGTGAAGCCGAAGAACAGGCAAAACGTGAAGCTGAAGAAAAGGCTAAGCGAGAAGCAGTAGAAAAAGCGAAACGTGACGCAGAAGAGAAAGCGAAACGTGACGCACAAGACCAAGCGAAACGTGAGCGCTCCGTAGAAGATAAAACTTTGCAGGAAGCAGCGCGTAAAGAAGCCGATGAGTTAAAACGTCGTCAGGAAGAGGAAGCGAAACGTAAGGCTGAATTAGAAAGCCAACGTCAGCTAACTGAGACACGCAAACTGGCTGAGAAAAACGCAGAGCGTTGGTCTGCTGATGATGAGAAAAAGGGTGATATGGAAGAAGATACAGATTACCACGTGACGACTTCACGTTATGCTCGTGAAGCTGAAGATGAGGCAGACCGTCGTGATGAAGGTGCCCGTCGTTCCACGAAGGCAAATAAGAGAAAAATGTCTTCTCGTGACGATCGTCAGGAGCGTGACTCACGTCCTCGCTCTAAAAACCGTAAAGGTCGCATCACTAAACCGACTTCAATGCAACATGGTTTTGATAAATCAGCTGTTGTAGCTAAGTCTGATGTTGTTGTTGGTGAGACGATTGTGGTTTCTGAGCTAGCTGCGAAAATGGCAGTGAAAGCAACAGAAGTCATTAAAGTGATGATTAAGATGGGCGCAATGGCGACCATTAACCAAGTGATTGACCAAGAAACTGCGCAACTTGTAGCGGAAGAAATGGGTCACAAAGTGATTCTACGTAAAGAAAACGAGCTTGAAGAAGCAGTGCTTTCTGACCGTGATGAATCTGCTGACACCTCTCCTCGTGCTCCAGTAGTTACTATCATGGGTCACGTTGACCATGGTAAAACCTCAACACTTGACTACATCCGTCGTACGCACGTTGCTTCTGGCGAAGCTGGTGGTATCACACAGCACATCGGTGCATACCATGTGAAAACACCAAACGGTATGATTACGTTCTTGGATACTCCTGGACACGCAGCATTTACTGCAATGCGTGCTCGTGGTGCTCAAGCGACTGATATCGTAGTACTTGTTGTAGCAGCAGACGATGGTGTAATGCCACAAACTGTTGAAGCGATTCAACACGCGAAAGCGGCTGGCGTACCTTTGATCGTTGCAGTGAACAAGATCGATAAAGAAGGCGCTAACCCAGATAACGTGAAGAACGAACTGGCTAACTACGAAGTTATTCCTGAAGAGTGGGGCGGTGAGAACATCTTTGTTCACATCTCTGCAAAACAAGGTACTAACATCGATCAACTTCTAGAAGCGATTCTTCTTCAAGCTGAAGTTCTTGAACTAACAGCGGTTAGAGAAGGTATGGCGTCTGGTGTGGTTATCGAATCACGTCTAGATAAAGGCCGTGGTCCAGTAGCAACAGTATTGGTTCAATCAGGTACTCTGCACAAAGGCGATATCGTTCTATGTGGTCAAGAATATGGCCGTGTACGTGCGATGACTGATGAGCGTGGTGACGAAGTAGTAGAAGCTGGTCCTTCTATTCCAGTTGAGATTTTAGGTCTTTCTGGCGTTCCTGCTGCAGGTGATGAAGCAACAGTTGTTCGTGACGAACGTAAAGCTCGCGAAGTGGCTAACTACCGTCAAGGTAAGTTCCGTGACGTGAAACTGGCTCGTCAACAAAAAGCGAAACTAGAAAACATGTTCTCTAACATGGTTGCTGGTGATGTTGCTGAGTTGAACATCGTTCTTAAAGCTGACGTTCAAGGCTCTGTTGAAGCGATTTCAGATTCTCTACGTAAACTGTCAACTGACGAAGTTAAAGTTAACATCGTAGGTTCTGGCGTAGGTGGTATCACTGAAACTGACGCATCTCTAGCGGCAGCTTCTAACGCGATTATCGTAGGCTTTAACGTACGTGCTGATGCTTCTGCTCGCCGTGCAATTGAAGCTGAGAACTTGGATCTACGTTACTACTCAATCATTTACCAATTGATTGATGAAGTGAAACAAGCAATGAGCGGTATGCTTGCTCCGACCTTCAAACAAGAGATCATTGGTCTTGCTGAAGTTCGTGACGTGTTCAAGTCGCCTAAACTGGGTGCTATCGCAGGTTGTATGGTAACGGAAGGTTTGATTAAACGTAACGCTCCTATCCGTGTACTACGCGACAACGTTGTAATCTTTGAAGGTGAACTAGAATCTCTACGTCGCTTTAAAGATGACGTTTCAGAAGTTAAGAACGGCTACGAATGTGGTGTTGGCGTTAAGAACTATAATGATGTTCGCGTCGGTGACCAAATCGAAGTATTCGAAACTATCGAAGTTCAACGTTCAATCGATGACTAA
- the nusA gene encoding transcription termination factor NusA, whose product MSKEILAVVEAVSNEKAVPRERIFEALEIALSTSTKKKYEIEIDVRVAIDRKTGEFETFRRWLVVENVENPTKEISVEAAQYDDESVQLGDYIEDQIESVTFDRITTQTAKQVIVQKVREAERAQIVEQFIDNEGELVTGVVKKVSRETIILDLGSNAEAVILREDQLPRENFRPGDRVRGLLYAVKPEARGFQLFITRSKPEMLAELFRVEVPEIGEELIELKGAARDPGSRAKIAVKTNDKRIDPVGACVGMRGARVQAVSGELGGERIDIVLWDDNPAQFVINAMAPADVASIIVDEDAHSMDIAVEADNLAQAIGRNGQNVRLASQLTGWELNVMTVADLQKKHQEESMAAIESFMKYLDIEQDFAELLVEEGFSTLEEVAYVPVNELLDIDGLDEDLVDELRTRAKQALTTIALAKEESNDGAEPADDLLNLAGLERELAFKLAAKGVVTLEDLADQGIDDLEGIEGLTEERAGELIMAARNICWFGEDA is encoded by the coding sequence ATGAGTAAAGAAATTTTAGCGGTTGTTGAGGCGGTTTCTAACGAGAAAGCAGTACCTCGTGAGCGTATTTTTGAAGCGCTAGAAATCGCGTTGTCAACATCAACAAAGAAAAAGTACGAGATTGAAATTGACGTACGTGTTGCTATCGACCGTAAAACTGGCGAATTTGAAACTTTCCGTCGCTGGCTGGTAGTTGAGAATGTTGAGAATCCAACAAAAGAGATCTCTGTAGAAGCAGCTCAATATGATGATGAGTCAGTGCAGTTAGGTGACTACATTGAAGATCAAATCGAATCTGTAACGTTTGACCGTATTACAACCCAGACGGCTAAACAAGTTATCGTACAAAAAGTTCGTGAAGCTGAACGTGCGCAAATCGTTGAACAATTCATCGACAATGAAGGTGAGTTGGTAACGGGCGTAGTAAAAAAAGTAAGCCGTGAAACCATTATCTTAGATCTTGGTAGCAACGCTGAAGCGGTTATTCTTCGTGAAGATCAACTTCCTCGTGAAAACTTCCGCCCTGGTGACCGCGTTCGTGGTCTGCTTTACGCAGTAAAACCAGAAGCACGCGGTTTCCAACTGTTTATCACACGTTCTAAACCAGAAATGTTGGCTGAACTGTTCCGTGTTGAAGTTCCTGAAATTGGCGAAGAGCTAATTGAATTGAAAGGTGCTGCACGTGATCCTGGTTCTCGTGCGAAAATTGCAGTAAAAACCAATGACAAACGTATCGACCCAGTTGGTGCTTGTGTTGGTATGCGTGGTGCACGTGTTCAAGCTGTATCTGGTGAGCTTGGTGGTGAGCGTATCGATATCGTGCTTTGGGATGATAACCCAGCGCAATTTGTGATCAACGCTATGGCTCCTGCAGATGTAGCATCTATCATCGTTGATGAAGACGCTCATTCAATGGATATCGCTGTTGAAGCTGACAACCTAGCACAAGCGATTGGCCGTAATGGTCAAAACGTACGACTAGCTTCTCAACTAACTGGTTGGGAATTGAATGTCATGACAGTCGCTGATCTGCAGAAAAAACATCAAGAAGAATCGATGGCTGCAATTGAAAGCTTCATGAAATATCTAGATATTGAACAAGATTTCGCTGAACTATTGGTGGAAGAGGGTTTCTCTACTCTAGAAGAAGTGGCTTACGTACCAGTCAATGAACTACTGGATATCGATGGTCTAGATGAAGATCTTGTTGATGAGCTGCGTACTCGTGCGAAACAAGCTCTGACGACAATTGCTTTAGCAAAAGAAGAATCAAATGACGGCGCTGAACCTGCTGATGATCTATTGAATCTTGCAGGTCTAGAGCGCGAATTAGCCTTTAAATTGGCTGCCAAAGGTGTAGTAACTCTGGAAGATCTTGCTGACCAAGGTATTGACGATTTAGAAGGCATCGAGGGTCTAACCGAAGAGCGTGCTGGTGAGTTAATTATGGCTGCCCGTAACATCTGCTGGTTTGGTGAAGACGCATAA
- the rimP gene encoding ribosome maturation factor RimP: MTGLERQLTELLEAPVEASGYELVGLEFVRAGQHSTLRIFIDHENGITVDDCAEVSHQVSAVLDVEDPISVVYNLEVSSPGLERPLFKAAHYEQFIGHEVSVVLKMAVGNRRKWKGVIDSVDGETVAITVDGQLEHFALSNIAKANLIPKF, encoded by the coding sequence ATGACTGGTTTAGAGAGACAACTTACTGAATTGCTTGAAGCTCCAGTCGAGGCTTCAGGATACGAATTAGTAGGTTTAGAATTTGTTCGTGCAGGACAGCATTCGACATTACGTATTTTTATTGACCATGAAAATGGCATTACAGTGGATGACTGTGCAGAAGTAAGTCATCAAGTCAGCGCTGTTCTGGATGTAGAAGATCCTATTTCTGTGGTTTATAACCTAGAAGTGTCATCTCCTGGTTTAGAAAGGCCACTATTTAAAGCAGCACACTACGAGCAATTTATTGGTCACGAGGTAAGCGTTGTTCTTAAAATGGCTGTTGGTAACCGTCGTAAATGGAAAGGCGTCATTGACTCTGTTGATGGAGAAACCGTTGCGATTACTGTTGATGGGCAACTAGAACACTTTGCATTAAGCAATATTGCAAAAGCGAACCTGATCCCTAAATTTTAA
- the secG gene encoding preprotein translocase subunit SecG, whose protein sequence is MFTALLVIYLLAAVGIIGLVLIQQGKGADMGASFGAGASNTVFGASGSGNFLTRMTAIFAIIFLVASLVLGNLSTHKTESKWVDPTQGQTTVEQKASDNAAQSASEVPAEKSSSDEIPQ, encoded by the coding sequence ATGTTTACAGCTCTACTTGTGATTTACCTGTTGGCAGCGGTTGGTATCATTGGCCTAGTGTTGATACAGCAAGGTAAAGGCGCAGATATGGGAGCCTCATTCGGTGCTGGTGCTTCAAACACAGTGTTTGGCGCGAGTGGCTCAGGTAACTTCCTTACCCGAATGACAGCAATTTTTGCGATTATTTTCTTAGTTGCTAGCTTGGTGTTAGGTAATCTATCTACACACAAAACTGAATCTAAGTGGGTTGACCCAACACAAGGTCAAACAACTGTAGAACAGAAAGCTAGTGATAATGCAGCACAGTCTGCGAGTGAAGTTCCAGCTGAGAAATCAAGCAGCGACGAAATTCCTCAATAA
- the glmM gene encoding phosphoglucosamine mutase, translating to MSQERRYFGTDGVRGKVGEYPITPDFVLKLGWAAGRVLAKQGSKKVIIGKDTRISGYMLESALEAGLAAAGLKAIFTGPMPTPAIAYLTQTLRAEAGIVISASHNPYYDNGIKFFSSEGTKLPDDVELAIEAELDKPIECVESSQLGKASRLVDAAGRYIEFCKSTFPHRLSLNGLKLVVDCAHGATYHIAPNVFKELGADVISMGVEPNGVNINDEVGATDVRALQQRVVAENADLGLAFDGDGDRLIMVDAKGNKVDGDQLAYIIARDALRRGTLKGGVVGTLMTNLGMENGLKQLGIPFVRASVGDRYVMEKLLEKGWNIGAENSGHIILLDSVTTGDAIVSALRVLTAIVDSDMPLHELSKGMTLYPQVLENVRFSGNGNPLEATEVLAAVAKVESELGEKGRVLLRKSGTEPLIRVMVEGEDAELVQNSALAIANVVKESC from the coding sequence ATGTCTCAGGAAAGACGCTATTTCGGTACCGATGGTGTACGCGGTAAAGTAGGGGAATACCCAATTACCCCTGATTTCGTACTTAAATTAGGTTGGGCAGCTGGTCGAGTCTTAGCAAAACAGGGCTCGAAAAAAGTGATTATTGGTAAAGATACTCGTATCTCCGGTTATATGCTGGAATCGGCTTTAGAAGCTGGTCTTGCCGCCGCTGGTCTAAAGGCTATTTTTACTGGACCAATGCCAACACCAGCAATTGCATATTTGACGCAGACGTTAAGAGCGGAAGCGGGGATTGTGATTTCTGCATCGCATAACCCGTATTACGATAATGGCATTAAGTTTTTCTCTTCCGAAGGGACCAAGTTACCGGATGATGTAGAGCTGGCGATTGAAGCTGAACTGGACAAGCCTATTGAGTGCGTTGAATCCTCTCAGTTAGGTAAAGCCTCTCGTTTAGTTGACGCCGCTGGACGTTATATCGAGTTTTGTAAAAGTACCTTCCCGCACCGTTTAAGCCTCAATGGTTTGAAACTGGTGGTTGACTGTGCTCATGGCGCGACTTATCACATAGCTCCTAATGTCTTTAAAGAGCTAGGTGCTGACGTTATTTCAATGGGTGTTGAGCCTAATGGCGTCAATATTAACGATGAAGTGGGGGCAACTGATGTCCGTGCACTTCAGCAGCGTGTTGTTGCAGAAAATGCCGATTTAGGTCTCGCGTTCGATGGCGACGGCGACCGTCTTATTATGGTGGATGCCAAAGGCAATAAAGTCGATGGTGACCAATTAGCCTATATTATTGCGCGCGATGCATTACGTCGTGGCACATTAAAAGGCGGTGTTGTTGGTACACTAATGACTAACCTTGGTATGGAAAATGGTCTTAAACAGCTAGGTATTCCTTTTGTTCGTGCTTCTGTTGGTGACCGCTATGTAATGGAAAAACTGCTAGAAAAAGGCTGGAATATTGGCGCTGAGAATTCGGGTCATATTATTCTGCTTGATAGCGTAACGACTGGCGATGCGATTGTTTCCGCATTGCGTGTTCTTACTGCTATTGTTGATAGCGATATGCCATTGCATGAGTTATCTAAAGGCATGACTCTCTATCCTCAAGTACTCGAAAATGTGCGTTTTAGTGGTAATGGTAACCCTCTAGAAGCAACAGAAGTACTGGCTGCCGTGGCTAAAGTTGAAAGTGAGCTAGGCGAAAAAGGTCGAGTGTTGCTGCGTAAGTCAGGCACTGAGCCTCTTATTCGCGTTATGGTTGAAGGCGAAGACGCTGAGTTAGTTCAGAATTCGGCCCTTGCTATTGCTAATGTTGTAAAAGAAAGCTGCTGA